The proteins below are encoded in one region of Populus alba chromosome 2, ASM523922v2, whole genome shotgun sequence:
- the LOC118046881 gene encoding pentatricopeptide repeat-containing protein GUN1, chloroplastic has translation MASTPPHCSITATTKRYQNHPYPHNQLKDHRQTQNQNPHQRWTSNQRVSLAKPPLPPSSRNAPKPAAATTTTTTTQHPQIHPTFPSFQPPKSELVSDFPGRRSTRFVSKLHFGRPRTTMGTRHTSVAQEALQNVIEYGKDERALENVLLNFESRLSGSDDYVFLLRELGNRGDCKKAICCFEFAVKRERKKNEQGKLASAMISTLGRLGKVEMAKTVFEAALTEGYGNTVYAFSAIISAYGRSGYCNEAIKIFYSMKDYGLKPNLVTYNAVIDACGKGGVEFKRVLEIFDEMLRNGMQPDRITFNSLLAVCSKGGLWEAARSLSCEMVNRGIDQDIFTYNTLLDAVCKGGQLDMAFEIMSEMPAKNILPNVVTYSTMIDGYAKAGRLDDARNLFNEMKFLGISLDRVSYNTLLSIYAKLGRFEEAMDVCREMENSGIRKDVVTYNALLGGYGKQYKYDVVRKVFEEMKARHVSPNLLTYSTLIDVYSKGGLYREAMDVFREFKKAGLKADVVLYSALIDALCKNGLVESAVSLLDEMTKEGIRPNVVTYNSIIDAFGRPATTESVVDDAGQTSELQIESLSSSAVEKATKRLVADREDSRIIKIFGQLAAEKAGQAKNSGGQEMMCILGVFHKMHELEIKPNVVTFSAILNACSRCNSFEEASMLLEELRLFDNQVYGVAHGLLMGYRENVWEQAQSLFDEVKLMDSSTASAFYNALTDMLWHFGQKRGAQLVVLEGKRRQVWENVWSESCLDLHLMSSGAARAMVHAWLLNVRAIVFEGHEVPKLLSILTGWGKHSKVVGDSTLRRAVEALLMGMGAPFRSAKCNLGRLISTGSVVASWLRESGTLKVLVLHDDRTHQENLRFGQISNLQMLQL, from the exons ATGGCGTCAACGCCACCCCACTGTTCAATCACAGCAACGACTAAGCGTTATCAAAACCACCCCTATCCACACAACCAGTTAAAAGACCACCGTCAAACCCAGAACCAAAACCCCCACCAAAGATGGACTTCTAATCAAAGAGTCTCTCTTGCCAAACCCCCTCTTCCTCCCTCTTCTCGCAATGCACCAAAACccgccgccgccaccaccaccaccaccaccactcaaCACCCCCAAATCCACCCCACCTTCCCTTCCTTTCAACCCCCCAAATCCGAACTTGTCTCCGATTTCCCAGGTCGCCGCTCCACCCGCTTCGTTTCTAAGCTCCACTTCGGGCGCCCCAGAACGACCATGGGCACTCGCCACACCTCAGTCGCCCAAGAAGCTCTCCAGAACGTAATTGAGTATGGGAAAGATGAGAGGGCCCTTGAGAATGTGCTGCTTAATTTCGAGTCTCGTCTTTCTGGGTCGGATGATTATGTTTTCTTGCTTCGGGAGCTTGGTAATCGAGGAGACTGTAAAAAAGCCATTTGTTGCTTTGAATTTGCAGTGAAAAGGGAGAGGAAGAAGAATGAACAAGGTAAGTTGGCGAGTGCCATGATTAGTACACTTGGTAGGTTAGGTAAAGTAGAGATGGCTAAGACCGTTTTTGAGGCTGCTCTTACTGAAGGCTATGGCAATACTGTTTATGCTTTCTCTGCTATAATTAGTGCTTATGGTAGAAGCGGTTATTGTAATGAGGCtatcaagattttttattcGATGAAAGATTACGGATTGAAGCCCAATTTGGTTACTTATAATGCTGTTATTGATGCGTGTGGGAAAGGGGGTGTGGAGTTTAAGCGAGTATTGGAGATTTTCGACGAGATGTTGAGAAATGGAATGCAGCCAGATCGAATTACGTTCAACTCGCTTCTTGCTGTGTGTAGTAAAGGAGGGTTGTGGGAGGCGGCTAGGAGCTTGTCTTGTGAGATGGTGAATAGAGGGATTGATCAAGATATTTTTACTTATAATACGCTTCTGGATGCTGTTTGTAAAGGTGGGCAACTTGACATGGCTTTTGAGATCATGTCTGAGATGCCCGCCAAAAATATATTGCCTAATGTCGTGACTTATAGTACCATGATTGATGGATATGCTAAGGCTGGTAGATTGGATGATGCGCGCAATCTGTTTAACGAAATGAAGTTTCTGGGTATAAGTTTGGATAGAGTTTCTTATAATACCTTGCTTTCTATTTATGCTAAGCTTGGTAGGTTTGAGGAAGCTATGGATGTTTGCAGGGAGATGGAAAATTCTGGGATTAGGAAAGATGTTGTGACTTATAATGCGCTTTTGGGTGGGTATGGGAAACAATACAAGTATGACGTGGTTAGAAAAGTGTTTGAAGAGATGAAAGCCAGGCATGTATCACCTAATCTATTAACTTACTCAACTTTGATTGATGTGTATTCAAAAGGTGGCTTGTATAGGGAAGCAATGGATGTTTTTAGGGAGTTTAAGAAGGCTGGGTTGAAGGCTGATGTTGTTCTTTATAGTGCATTGATAGATGCCTTGTGCAAGAATGGGTTGGTGGAGTCTGCTGTGTCTTTGCTTGATGAGATGACCAAGGAGGGAATTAGGCCTAATGTGGTCACTTACAATTCCATTATAGATGCATTTGGCCGGCCAGCAACCACAGAATCTGTGGTTGATGATGCTGGTCAGACCAGTGAGTTGCAAATTGAATCTCTATCTTCAAGTGCTGTTGAGAAAGCCACTAAACGTCTGGTGGCTGACAGGGAGGACAGCCGGATCATAAAGATATTTGGGCAGCTTGCTGCTGAAAAGGCAGGTCAAGCAAAGAACAGTGGCGGGCAGGAAATGATGTGCATTTTGGGAGTCTTTCACAAGATGCACGAGCTGGAAATCAAGCCAAATGTGGTCACATTCTCAGCCATTTTGAATGCTTGCAG TCGTTGTAATTCCTTTGAAGAGGCTTCAATGTTATTGGAGGAGCTCCGGTTATTTGATAACCAGGTTTATGGTGTGGCCCATGGACTTCTTATGGGTTATAGAGAAAATGTTTGGGAGCAAGCACAATCCCTCTTTGATGAAGTAAAATTGATGGACTCTTCGACAGCATCTGCCTTTTACAATGCCTTGACTGACATGTTATGGCACTTCGGTCAG AAAAGGGGTGCACAACTGGTTGTGCTTGAAGGGAAACGTCGCCAAGTGTGGGAGAATGTGTGGTCTGAGTCTTGCTTAGATTTGCATCTAATGTCTTCTGGGGCTGCTCGGGCAATGGTTCATGCATGGTTGCTGAATGTACGCGCCATTGTGTTTGAGGGTCATGAGGTGCCAAAATTATTGAG CATTTTGACTGGATGGGGCAAACACAGCAAAGTAGTTGGTGACAGTACGCTAAGGCGAGCTGTTGAGGCCCTTCTCATGGGCATGGGTGCACCCTTTAGGTCAGCCAAATGCAACTTAGGTCGACTTATATCAACAGGATCTGTTGTTGCTTCCTGGTTAAGAGAATCTGGAACGCTAAAAGTTCTTGTACTTCATGATGACAGAACGCATCAAGAAAATTTGAGGTTTGGTCAAATCTCTAATTTGCAAATGCTTCAATTGTAG
- the LOC118046880 gene encoding uncharacterized protein produces the protein MKMIGDLFLCLSIALIFSISAVSADLINGCGGFVEASSSLVKSRNPSATKLDYSDITVELRTVDGLVKERTQCAPNGYYFIPVYDKGSFVIKINGPEGWSWDPEKFPVVVDDMGCNRNEDINFRFTGFTISGRVVGAVGGESCSAKNGGPSNVNVELLSPNDDLIYSIVTSPDGSYLFKNVIPGKYKVRASHPDLKVEVRGSTEVELGFENGIVDDIFFVPGYDLHGFVVAQGNPILGVHIYLYSDDVEIVDCPQGSGEDVGQRKPLCHAVTNADGMFRFKSLPCGHYELVPSYKGENTVFDVSPPLMSVSVEHQHVTVPRQFQVTGFSVGGRIVDGNGMGVEGVKIIVDGHERSTTDKEGYYKLDQVTSNRYTIEAKKEHYKFNKLKEYMVLPNMASIPDITAISYDVCGVVSMIGSGYTAKVALTHGPENVKPQVKQTDGNGNFCFEVSPGEYRLSALAVTPDNAPGLLFSPSYADVMVKSPLLDVQFTQVLVNVHGSVTCKEKCGPSVSIALVRLAGKHTEERKSVSLTNDSDEFLFQNVAPGKYRLEVKHGSSKAVPSEDNWCWEQSFINVDVGAEDVAGIAFVQKGYWINVISTHDVDASMIKPDGSPIDLKIKKGSQNICMESPGVHELHFVNSCIFFGSSPIKIDTSNLLPIYLKGEKYLLKGQISVELGSADGGYELPNNIIVDILNSEGNLFDGTAAILVSHEDDQTGSALFEYSVWANLGEKLTFVPRDPRNNGVKKILFYPREQNVLVANDGCQSPIPPSSGRMGLYIEGSVSPPLSGVHIKIIASEDSKITPLKKDEIAFQTATGVDGSFLGGPLYDDITYRVEASKPGYHLKRVGPHSFSCQKLGQISVHIYSKDDSNEPIPSVLLSLSGDDGYRNNSISGAGGTFHFDNLFPGTFYLRPLLKEYAFSPSAQVIELGSGESREVTFHATRVAYSATGTVTLLSGQPKEGVSVEARSVSKGYYEETVTDSSGSYRLRGLVPDATYVIKVVKKDGMGTNRIERASPESVTIQVGSGDIRDLDFVVFEQPEVTILSCHVEGQRMKEPQSQLLVEIKSASDSSKTESVFELPVSNFFQVKNLPKTKHLLQLRTSLQSRTHKFESEIIEVDLERTAQIHVGPLRYSFEEDHQKQELTPAPVFPLIVGVSVIALFISMPRLKDLYQATVGIPTPGFMTIAKKEPRKPAVRKKAY, from the exons ATGAAGATGATCGGAGACTTATTTCTCTGCTTATCGATCGCACTAATTTTCTCAATCTCAGCTGTTTCCGCAGATTTGATTAACGGTTGTGGCGGATTCGTCGAG GCGAGTTCATCTCTGGTAAAGTCAAGGAATCCAAGCGCCACAAAATTGGATTATTCTGACATCACG GTAGAGCTTCGTACTGTAGATGGATTGGTAAAGGAGAGAACACAGTGTGCTCCCAATGGTTACTACTTCATTCCAGTCTATGACAAG GGCTCATTtgttattaaaatcaatggacCGGAAGGATGGTCGTGGGACCCGGAAAAATTCCCGGTTGTTGTTGATGATATGGGCTGCAACCGCAATGAAGATATTAATTTTCGATTCACAGG GTTCACTATATCTGGTAGAGTTGTGGGAGCAGTTGGTGGAGAGAGCTGTTCTGCAAAGAATGGTGGTCCTTCGAATGTTAATGTTGAACTTTTGTCTCCTAACGATGATCTCATTTATTCTATTGTAACCTCACCAGACGGGAGTTACTTGTTCAAAAATGTTATTCCAG GAAAATACAAAGTTCGTGCTTCACATCCTGATTTGAAAGTTGAAGTTAGAGGTTCCACAGAG GTGGAATTGGGGTTTGAAAATGGCATAGTTGATGACATTTTCTTTGTCCCTGGATATGATCTTCACGGATTTGTGGTTGCTCAG GGAAATCCAATTTTGGGAGTTCACATTTATCTGTATTCGGATGATGTTGAAATAGTAGATTGTCCCCAAGGCTCTGGTGAGGACGTGGGGCAAAGAAAGCCTCTCTGTCATGCCGTAACCAATGCTGATGGAATGTTCAGATTTAAATCACTACCATGCG GTCATTATGAGCTTGTTCCATCCTACAAGGGTGAGAATACGGTATTTGATGTTTCACCTCCTCTCATGTCTGTTTCTGTTGAGCATCAGCATGTAACAGTTCCCCGACAGTTTCAG GTCACAGGATTTTCTGTAGGGGGTCGCATAGTTGATGGGAATGGCATGGGAGTTGAGGGTGTCAAAATCATTGTTGATGGTCACGAAAGGTCTACAACTGATAAAGAAGGCTATTACAAGCTTGACCAG GTTACATCAAATCGTTATACGATAGAGGCCAAGAAGGAGCATTACAAGTTCAACAAGTTGAAGGAGTATATG GTTTTGCCAAATATGGCTTCAATTCCAGATATTACAGCAATCTCCTATGATGTATGTGGTGTAGTAAGCATGATTGGTTCTGGATACACGGCAAag GTAGCCTTGACCCATGGACCTGAGAATGTCAAACCACAAGTCAAACAGACAGATGGAAATGGCAATTTCTGCTTTGAG GTTTCACCCGGTGAGTATCGTTTATCTGCTTTGGCTGTTACACCTGACAATGCTCCTGGACTTTTGTTTTCACCATCTTATGCTGATGTTATGGTCAAAAGTCCATTGCTGGATGTACAATTTACTCAG GTTCTTGTCAATGTTCATGGTTCTGTTACTTGCAAGGAGAAGTGTGGTCCATCAGTTTCTATTGCCCTTGTGAGATTGGCTGGTAAACATACAGAAGAAAGAAAGTCTGTTAGTTTGACAAATGATAGTGATGAATTTCTCTTTCAGAATGTCGCGCCTGGAAAATACAGGCTTGAG GTTAAACATGGTTCCTCAAAAGCTGTGCCCAGTGAAGATAATTGGTGCTGGGAACAGAGCTTCATCAATGTGGATGTTGGTGCTGAGGATGTTGCAGGAATTGCTTTTGTTCAAAAAGGTTACTGGATAAATGTTATCTCAACCCATGATGTGGATGCTTCCATGATTAAGCCAGATGGTTCGCCCATTGATCTGAAAATCAAG AAAGGTTCACAGAATATATGCATGGAATCTCCTGGAGTACATGAGCTGCACTTTGTTAACTCCTGTATTTTCTTTGGGAGCTCGCCAATAAAAATTGATACATCAAACCTGCTG CCTATCTATCTGAAAGGAGAGAAGTATCTTCTTAAAGGACAAATCAGTGTCGAGTTAGGCTCAGCTGATGGTGGATATGAATTACCTAATAATATCATTGTAGACATCCTTAATAGTGAGGGCAATCTTTTTGATGGTACTGCTGCCATCCTTGTATCACATGAAGATGATCAAACTGGATCTGCCTTGTTTGAGTACTCTGTGTGGGCTAATCTTGGAGAGAAACTTACCTTTGTTCCTCGGGACCCTAG GAACAATGGAGTGAAGAAGATCTTGTTTTACCCCAGAGAACAAAAT GTTTTGGTGGCAAATGATGGTTGCCAATCTCCAATCCCCCCATCATCTGGCCGAATGGGGCTGTACATAGAAGGATCAGTTTCTCCCCCTCTTTCTGGTGTTCACATAAAGATTATTGCTTCCGAAGACAGCAAAATTACTCCACTCAAGAAAGATGAAATAGCATTTCAAACTGCTACAGGAGTGGATGGTTCTTTTCTTGGGGGCCCTCTATACGATGATATTACTTACAGAGTTGAGGCTTCAAAG CCTGGCTATCATCTTAAACGTGTAGGGCCTCATTCCTTTTCTTGCCAGAAGCTAGGTCAAATTTCTGTACACATATACTCCAAAGATGATTCTAATGAACCCATTCCTTCTGTGCTATTGTCATTGAGCGGTGATGATGGTTATAGGAACAACTCAATATCTGGGGCTGGTGGAACTTTCCACTTTGATAACTTATTTCCTGGCACTTTCTATTTACGTCCTCTACTGAAG GAGTATGCTTTCTCGCCATCAGCTCAAGTAATAGAACTTGGTTCTGGGGAGTCTAGAGAAGTCACTTTCCATGCCACCCGTGTTGCTTACAG TGCTACAGGTACTGTCACACTATTGTCTGGCCAGCCAAAAGAAGGTGTCTCAGTTGAAGCTCGGTCTGTGTCAAAAGGTTACTATGAGGAGACAGTAACTGATTCGTCTGGAAGTTATAGGCTGAGAGGGCTTGTACCTGATGCAACCTATGTAATTAAAGTAGTAAAAAAGGATGGCATGGGTACCAATAGAATTGAGCGTGCATCACCTGAATCTGTTACTATTCAG GTTGGATCAGGGGATATAAGGGATTTGGATTTTGTGGTCTTTGAACAGCCAGAAGTGACCATTTTAAGTTGCCACGTGGAAGGACAGAGAATGAAAGAACCACAGTCACAGCTATTGGTTGAGATCAAGTCAGCAAGTGATTCATCCAAGACTGAGTCTGTCTTTGAGCTCCCAGTGTCCAACTTCTTTCAAGTGAAGAATTTACCCAAGACTAAACACCTCCTGCAGCTTCGAACAAGTTTGCAGTCAAGAACCCACAAATTTGAGTCGGAGATTATTGAGGTTGACCTTGAGAGGACAGCCCAGATCCATGTGGGCCCACTGCGATATAGTTTTGAGGAGGATCACCAGAAACAG GAATTAACTCCAGCACCAGTGTTCCCTCTCATAGTTGGTGTTTCTGTAATTGCCCTTTTCATTAGTATGCCAAG attgaaggatctgtaTCAAGCCACTGTGGGCATACCAACACCAGGATTTATGACAATTGCTAAGAAGGAACCCCGAAAGCCAGCTGTGAGAAAAAAGGCATACTGA
- the LOC118046878 gene encoding ribonucleases P/MRP protein subunit POP1 yields the protein MAGDGSKKSKVSTAPPRKINVQKFAETRASELESLHSIVSNRLNNNYRSQRNKRRRTTAYENQAAKKRHRKRRNLGLLGKANDDLSSASENKEPRKVPRRVRRRIELKKNPESGFATSGDGTRRLRTHVWHAKRFTMTKLWGFHLPLGLHGRGRGSRALLKWYRDGAVVHDASYHTAVQLEGPEESLISILNMVLVPSLSAQSRDIAKSILTGVIYGTAMLHHAGAPVSQPIAPVNYMWRPSCLRNRENGNNEHSSGVCNETQISDACSSHRQLWVWIHASAFSEGYDALKFACQKQMNESGILINCLSLEGQLAKLEVMGSKASELLQKTLHPFSCNSDNSWQLRNCSVLEVDGDSELKKSIFQSENISPCSVLSLAVKDPRSLPVKIVDIPKPTPTSVLNNVPEDEAKEHDSLTVNFGNGEKHPHSWLSEPEKSSSVPDNRSLWDASSRVTPPVEENVLCWERHHLRLDFICLDGCKSRTPNTSSKVQGSTSCPILLLTNSNGMDSLMRWSVILPLSWVRVFWIPFVSKGAHAIGLREKRWIACEVGLPQFPSDFPDCNAHLSFMVNESAALDHKVERLPPSVRPLKVPMPFPWNSVHLALDKGSAIVQDPQISGQKDNIDDNSLLSSEDGDCAKTAATGHCNSFDGFVGRTSSILIDFLSEIHASHLLLFPHIPNKKTRLSELMKDESILSKGQCSAHQITSNRRLCFIRVLLHAYKEGFFEEGAVVCAPGPSDLSKWISRSEINDGGLQISQSSVGSYFKEQPSSKWELLIPQDHVVRESHRWPIGFVTAGFVRGSKKLVAEAFCEAVLLAQLREEQWRGMPVKQRRKEIYVLVRNLRSSAYRLALATVVLEQEEEDVVFL from the exons ATGGCTGGTGATGGAAGCAAAAAATCTAAAGTATCAACAGCTCcacctagaaaaatcaatgtTCAAAAATTTGCAGAAACCCGGGCATCTGAACTGGAGAGTCTTCACTCAATCGTATCAAACCGGCTAAACAACAATTACCGGTCTCAAAgaaacaagagaagaagaacCACTGCTTATGAAAATCAAGCTGCGAAAAAGAGACATCGAAAGAGACGTAATTTAGGCCTCCTCGGTAAAGCCAATGATGACCTGTCTTCGGCTTCAGAAAATAAAGAGCCAAGGAAAGTCCCTCGCCGAGTTCGCAGGAGAATTGAGCTGAAAAAGAATCCAGAATCTGGTTTTGCTACTTCCGGCGATGGCACCAGGAGATTGAGAACTCACGTCTGGCATGCCAAACGTTTTACAATGACTAAGCTTTGGGGATTTCACCTTCCTCTTGGTTTGCATGGCAG AGGGAGGGGATCCAGGGCTCTATTGAAGTGGTACAGAGACGGAGCGGTTGTGCATGATGCAAGCTACCATACTGCTGTCCAGTTGGAGGGTCCAGAG GAGTCattaatttcaattctaaaTATGGTACTAGTGCCTTCTCTATCAGCTCAATCTCGCGATATTGCCAAGTCTATTCTTACTGGTGTTATCTATGGCACTGCTATG CTGCATCATGCTGGAGCACCTGTTTCTCAGCCGATAGCTCCTGTGAACTATATGTGGCGACCTTCTTGTCTTCGCAATAGAGAAAATGGCAATAACGAACATAGTTCTGGTGTATGTAATGAAACTCAAATTTCTGATGCTTGTTCTTCCCATCGTCAACTTTGGGTGTGGATACATGCTTCAGCTTTTAGCGAGGGATATGATGCTCTGAAATTTGCTTGTCAGAAACAG atgaaTGAGAGTGGCATTTTGATCAATTGTTTGTCACTCGAAGGCCAGCTTGCAAAGTTAGAAGTAATGGGATCAAAGGCATCTGAACTTTTACAAAAGACATTGCATCCTTTTTCTTG TAATTCAGATAATTCTTGGCAATTGAGGAACTGCTCTGTTTTAGAAGTTGATGGTGACTCTGAGTTGAAGAAATCTATATTTCAAAGCGAGAACATTTCTCCTTGTTCAGTTTTATCTCTTGCTGTCAAGGATCCTCGTTCTCTGCCCGTAAAAATTGTTGACATTCCCAAGCCAACCCCTACTAGTGTACTCAATAATGTTCCAGAAGATGAAGCAAAAGAGCATGATTCCTTAACTGTAAATTTTGGAAATGGTGAAAAACATCCTCACTCATGGCTTTCAGAACCTGAAAAGAGTAGCAGTGTCCCTGACAATAGGAGTTTGTGGGATGCAAGCAGCAGAGTAACTCCCCCAGTGGAAGAAAATGTTCTTTGCTGGGAAAGGCATCATTTGCGTTTGGATTTTATCTGCCTTGATGGTTGTAAATCAAGGACACCAAATACTTCATCTAAGGTGCAGGGTTCAACATCTTGCCCTATTCTGCTTCTTACAAACAGTAATGGAATGGACTCACTGATGCG aTGGTCTGTTATACTTCCCTTAAGCTGGGTTAGGGTCTTCTGGATTCCTTTCGTCTCCAAAGGAGCACATGCAATAGGTCTGAGAGAAAAGCGATGGATTGCTTGTGAA GTTGGGCTGCCACAATTTCCTTCTGATTTTCCTGATTGTAATGCACACTTATCTTTTATGGTGAACGAAAGTGCTGCCCTTGACCACAAAGTGGAACGACTACCTCCTTCTGTAAGACCTCTGAAAGTTCCCATGCCTTTCCCATGGAATAGTGTTCATCTTGCTCTCGATAAAGGATCTGCTATCGTTCAAGATCCTCAAATTTCTGGTCAAAAAGATAACATTGATGACAATTCATTATTGAGCTCAGAAGATGGGGATTGTGCAAAAACAGCAGCCACTGGTCATTGTAATTCATTTGATGGATTTGTAGGACGGACATCCAGTATACTGATTGATTTCTTGAGTGAAATCCATGCCAgtcatttgcttttgtttcCTCACATTCCAAATAAGAAGACAAGGCTTTCAGAGCTTATGAAGGATGAAAGCATCCTCAGTAAAGGTCAATGCAGTGCCCACCAAATCACTTCTAACCGTAGATTATGTTTCATTAGAGTTCTTCTACATGCATACAAGGAAGGTTTTTTTGAAGAAGGGGCGGTTGTTTGCGCTCCTGGTCCAAGTGATTTATCTAAGTGGATTTCTAG ATCAGAAATTAATGACGGTGGACTTCAAATTTCCCAGTCATCTGTGGGTTCATATTTCAAAGAGCAACCATCTAGTAAGTGGGAACTCTTGATACCGCAGGACCATGTGGTAAGAGAATCTCATAGATGGCCTATCGGTTTTGTCACTGCTGGATTTGTTCGAGGGAG CAAGAAGCTAGTGGCTGAGGCTTTTTGTGAGGCAGTTTTACTAGCTCAGCTTAGGGAGGAGCAGTGGAGGGGGATGCCGGTGAAGCAAAGGAGGAAGGAAATATATGTCCTAGTTAGGAACCTGAGATCTTCTGCATATAGACTCGCCCTTGCCACTGTAGTCCtggaacaagaagaagaagatgtggTTTTCTTGTGA